From Planctomycetota bacterium:
TGGTCGTTGTTCTTCTCGCCGGATGTCTCTCGCCGGAGCGGGCGGTGCTGGATGCGGACGATGCCGCGTACGACATCATCGCCGAAAAGCAGCAGGCGGCGATCGGGCGGGAAGAGGCGTTCACGATCGACGAACTCGAAGATCGGTTGCGTCGCAAGCTGATGATCGATCAGCAGCTTCCGGCCGCGGGTGAGGCGTCGCTGGGGCGAAACTTCCTGTCGCCTGTGCCGAAACAGCCCGGCGGCGTGTCGGACGAGGAGGCGATTCCGGATGACGTGCCGCTTGTCAGGCCGCGGGATTTCGAGATCACGGGCCTCGGCGTGCCGACGCTGGCGACCGACCTCGCACTCTTCGACATCGGCAACACGCCCGAGGGCACCAAGGCGGTCCTTCGACCGAGTCCGCCGCCGACGTCCAGGCCCGCGCCGGAGCCGGTGATTCTGTCGCTCGTCGAGGCCCTTCAGGTCGGAGCACGCAACAATCGCGAGTACCAGGCGAACAAGGAAGCGGTCTACATCGCAGCGTTGAACCTCGACGTGCAGCGTGACGAGTTCGAGCTGCAGTTCGGCGGTGTGATCGACGTCGACGCGGCTGCTGACTTCGACGGGCAGGACCGCGCGGGCGTCGTCGTCTCGCCGGAACTCAACGTCACCAAGGCCTTCAAGACCGGTGCGTCCATGTCGACGCGCATCGGCATCGACCTGGCGAAGCTGCTCACCGGCACCCGGCCCGAGTCGCTGGGCGTCTTTGCCGACGTCAGCATCACGGTGCCGCTGCTGTCCGGCGCGGGCGTGGAGGTCGTGACCGAGCCGCTGCAGCAGGCGGAGCGGAGTGCGGTGTACGCCATCTGGGACTTCGAGCGATTCAAGCGCGAGTTCGCCGTCGATACCACGACGCGGTTCTACGACGTGCTGGTGGCGCGTGACCAGATCGCGAACGCTGCGACGACACTGCAGCGGCTGGAGGAGAGTCTCGATCGGTCGATGGCCTTGTTCGACGAAGGGCGACTGCCCGGCATTCAGCTCGATCGCGTGCGGAGCAACCAGCTGCGGGCCGAGTCGCGGCTGATCCTCGCACAGCAGCGGTACGAGACGGCGCTCGACTCGTTCAAGGTGTTCCTCGGCCTGCCGACCGATGCGCTGGTCGAACTCGACGATGCGGCGTTGACTGATCTGCAAGGCCTGGCCGACGACGTGCTGGGCGGCTTGGACGTCGGGGAACGTGGGCCCGAGATCGAGCAGTTGATCGAACCGGAACAGTCCGCTGGTGGTGCGACTCGGCCTGAGACGTTGCCTGCACCGACGACGACACCGGTCGAGGTGCGTGGCTACGCACTGTCACAGCGAACCGACGCCGAGCGATCGCTCATTCGACTTGCCCTTCAGCGTCGGCTCGACCTCGCGATCGTTTACGGCCGGGTGGTTGACGCGCAGCGGGCGACGGTCGTCGCGGCAGACGGATTGGAAGGCGTGCTCGACTTCGTTGCCGACGGCAGTTACGGCGGGCGACGCGGGGCGTTTTCCGGCGGATCGGACGACGCGACCATCCGATTCGGCGACGGCAGCTACGGGCTTGGCCTGCGGCTGGACTTGCCGATCGAACGCACGGCCGAGCGGAACCGCTACCGCCGGTCGATCATCGACCTGGAGCGAGCGGTCCGATCCGCCCAGCAGGTCGAAGACGGCGTGAAGGCGGACGTGCTGCGTCGTCTGCGGGCGCTGCGGACGGCCGGCGATGACCTGCGGATTCAGTTCGAATCGATCCGCGTGGCCGATCGTCGCGTGGAGGCGGCGACGTTGTTGGTGGAGCTGGGTCGCGGCAACACATTTGATATCACCGATGCGTTAGACGACCTCACGGAGGCTGAGGACGACTTCACGCAGTCGCTCGTGGATTATCGACTGGCCGAACTGGAACTTCAGAGGGACACCGGTGTGCTGTCGGTTGGGCCCGACGGGTTGTACGAAGAAGTGGACCTGTCAGGAATCTATTAGTGGGGTATCTTCAGCGTCCGCCGATCCACTGTTATGACGACCGCCGACCCGACCGCGACCTTCGAAGCCGAACCAGCTGAGCCCAGATCCAGGAGCAAGGCGATGCCGATGCTTCTGGGCACAGCGTCGCTCGTCCTGCTGCTCGTCGTGGGCGCGCTCGCAGTGACAGGCAACGGTGTCATGGGCGGCGGCGAGGTCACCAACCCCGCGTCCGTCTACTCGGCGGAGGTGAAGCGTGGCCCGCTGGTCATCAGCGTCACGCAGACCGGCACGATCAAGGCCGCGAGCCAGGCCGTCGTCAAGAGCGAGATCGAGGGCATGGCGACCATCCTCGAACTCGTGCCTGAGGGCGAGAAGGTCACCGCGGGCGACCTGCTGATCTCGCTCGACACCAGCAAGCTACAGGACGATCGCGTCACCGCCGAGATCAAGGTCCGTAATGACGAGAGCGACCTGCTCCAGGCCAACGAAGAGCTGGCCGTGAAGGAGAACCAAGCCATCGCTGACGTGTCAGCGGCCGAGCTCGATCTGCGATTCGCGATCGAAGATCACAAGAAGTACATGGAGGGCGACTTCCCCAAGGAGCTCAAGCAGGCGCAGAACAAGATCGTCATCGCCGACGCCGAGCTCAAGCGATCGCAGGAGAAGCGTCGCGGATCGGAGCGTCTGTACGAGGCCGGCTTCATCAGCTTCAGCGAGCTCGAGGCCGACCGGCTCAGCGAGCAGAAGAACCAGCTCGACCTGGAACTTGCACGCCAGGCCGCCGACCTGCTGGAAGGCTGGACCTATCGACGCAAGATCGATGAGTTCGAGAGCGACATCGAGCAGAAGACGATGGCCCTGGAGCGTGCCCGCCGCAAGGCGACCGCTGACGTCGCCCAGGCCAACGCACGCGTCTCGGCTCGTCAGGCAGAGCTTCGCCGCGAGCAGCTGCGGCTCGACAACATCGTTCGGCAGATCGGTGCCGGCAACATCTACGCCCCGACCGACGGCATGGTCGTCTACGCGACCAGCAGCCAGGGCGGCTGGCGCGGTAATCAGGAGCCGCTGGAGCCGGGCCAGAGCGTTCGAGAGCGGCAGGAGCTGATCTACCTGCCCGACGACGTCGACCGCATCGCTGAGGTCAGCATCCACGAGAGTCAGCTCGACAAGATTCGCGTCGGCCAGAAAGCGCGGATCACGCTCGACGCGGTGCCCGGTGCCGTGTTCTGGGGCGAGGTCGAAACCATCGCACCGCTGCCCGACGCGACGGCCGTCTTCTGGAACCCGGACAACAAGATCTACCCGACCAAGATTCGCATCCGCGGCAAAGACCTTGGTCTGCGTACGGGCATGAGCTGTCGCGTCGAGATCATCGTCGAGCGGCTCGACGATGCGGTCTACGTGCCCGTCCAAAGCGTCGTCCGCGTCGGCGGAACGGAGTCGGTCTTCGTCGTCAACGACGACGGCAGCATCGAGCGCCGCGACGTCGAGACCGGTCTGGACGACAACGCGAATGTCGTCATCAAGAACGGCGTCGACGCAGGAGAAAAGGTCTCGCTGACGCCGCCGCTGGAGAACACGCAGATCGACGACGGCGTCGGCGTGGACGACCTGGTCGAAGGTGCCGGCGAGCCGTCGACACGACCGGCCGAGGAGGCCGAGAGCACCGACAGCTACAAGCCGGTGACGGTCGCGTCGCCGCGAGAGGCGTTCCAGATTCTGCTGCAGCGTGCGTCGCCAGAGGAGCGCGAGCGCTACCAGAAGCACATCAACGAGCAGAACTGGACGGCCCTGCGAAGCTACGGCACGTTTTTGGCCAAGAAGTACAACGTGACGATCGAGTCCTCCGGCGAGGGCAGGCCGTCGACGCGTCCTGCGGCAGAGCAGGCGCCGTCGAGCGAGGCTTCGGATGCCGAGTAGCGTCGCAGCGCCGGAACAGGCGCACGCGTTCGACGTCTCGGGCGACGGCGCGGTCGCTCAGGTCCTCGACGTTCGCAAGGTGTACAAGATGGGCAGCGAAGAGGTGCACGCGTTGGCGGGCGTCTCGCTGAGCATCGGCCGGGGTGAGTTCGTGAGCCTGATGGGCCAGTCGGGCAGCGGCAAGAGCACGCTGCTCAACCTGCTCGGCACGCTCGATCGCCCGACAAGCGGCCGCTACGTCCTTGGCGGCCGCGACGTCGGGCGGATGAACGACGGCGACTTGTCCGACTTTCGCCTTCGGACGCTGGGCTTCATTTTTCAAAGCTTCAACCTGATTCCGCAGCTCACCGTTCGCGAGAACATCGAACTGCCGCTGACCTACCTCGGCACCGAGCCGAGCGAATCCGCGGACCGCGCCGCCGACCTCGCCGAAAAAGTCGGCCTCGGCGGCCGGCTCGGCCACCGCCCGACCGAACTCTCCGGCGGCCAACAACAACGCGTCGCCATCGCCCGCAGCCTCGCCAACGACCCACCGCTCATGCTCGCCGACGAACCCACGGGCAACCTCGATACGGCAACGACCAAGCAGATCATGACGCTGCTTCTGGAGCTCAACGAGCAGGGCAAGACGATCGTCATGGTCACGCACGAGCCGGAAATCGCCGAGTGGACGAGCCGGCAGATTCACATGCGGGACGGGAAGGTCGTGAGTGACGAAGGCTCAGAAAGCTTGAAGGAGGAAGCTTGAAGCTTGAAGAGCCAGAAGATCTCGTGGAGCGGACAACCCGATTTGCAGTGCGGATCGTGAAGGCTTTTGCTCGTCTTCCAAAGACGGAAGAGTCGCGAGTGATCGGGAAGCAGATGTTGAGGTCCGGAACGTCCGTCGGGGCTCAATATCGCGAGGCACGTCGTGCTCGCTCTGATGCCGAATCACTCAGTAAGATCACATCCGCCCATCAAGAGCTTGAGGAGACGACGTACTGGCTCGAGCTGCTCGTTCGTTGCGAAATCGTCCCCAAGTCACTCCTTGGCGATCTTCTCCAGGAAGCGGACGAACTCGGAGCCATCTTCACGAGCATCGTCCTGAGGCTCAAGGAACGCCTCGGTCGCTAAGGGCTGCCGCAGCTTCTTCAAGCTTCCTCCTTCAAGCTTTCTGCATCCGTGATCCGCTTCGCCCGCAACATCCGCCTTGGCATCAAGAATCTCTTGCTGCACAAGCTGCGCTCCGCGCTCACCATGCTCGGCGTCGTCTTTGGTGTCGGCAGCGTTGTGGCGATGCTGTCCGTTGGTGAAGGCGCACGTGAGCAAGCTCTTGCCGAGATCGACAAGCTCGGCCTTCGGAACATCCTCGTCGTCAGCCAGGAGCCCGTCGAAGAAGGCGGCGGGGATGGGCAGCGGCGGCGGTTGACGAGCTATGGCATCACGTATGACGACGCAGCACGAGCCAGGCAGACGTTGCCTCTGGTCGCACGCGTCGTTCCGGCCAAGGCCGTCATGAAGCAGGGGCGGCTGGGCGATGTCGCGGTCGATCTGCGGCTGGTCGGCACGACGCCGGATTGGAGCGATCTGGTCAATCGCGAGCTTCTCGCCGGCCGGCACCTGGTGCAGGCGGATCAGCTCAACAACAACGACGTCGTGGTGCTCACCGAGCAAGGCGCCCGCAAGCTGCTCGCCGGCGAAGGCACCATCGGCAAGGAAGTCGTCATCGGCGGCGGGGCGTACGAGGTCATCGGCATCGTCCAGAGTGCGGCCACCCGCGGCTCTGACACCACCGGCGATTCGGGCGGCGTGCCGACGCCGGACGAGAACGTCGACGCCTACGTCCCGCTGCAGATCCTTCGCGAACGCCTCGGCGACATCGTCGTCGAAACCACCGGTGCCGGACGCGAGCGGACGGACATCGAGCTCCACCAGCTCATCGTCGAGGTCGAGAGCAAGGAAGACGTCGCCGGCGTCGCCAACGCGCTCAACCGCATGTTCGAGACGTTCCACGACAAGCGTGACTGGCGCATGACCGTGCCGCTGGAGCTGCTCCGTCAG
This genomic window contains:
- a CDS encoding ABC transporter ATP-binding protein; this encodes MPSSVAAPEQAHAFDVSGDGAVAQVLDVRKVYKMGSEEVHALAGVSLSIGRGEFVSLMGQSGSGKSTLLNLLGTLDRPTSGRYVLGGRDVGRMNDGDLSDFRLRTLGFIFQSFNLIPQLTVRENIELPLTYLGTEPSESADRAADLAEKVGLGGRLGHRPTELSGGQQQRVAIARSLANDPPLMLADEPTGNLDTATTKQIMTLLLELNEQGKTIVMVTHEPEIAEWTSRQIHMRDGKVVSDEGSESLKEEA
- a CDS encoding TolC family protein, whose protein sequence is VVVLLAGCLSPERAVLDADDAAYDIIAEKQQAAIGREEAFTIDELEDRLRRKLMIDQQLPAAGEASLGRNFLSPVPKQPGGVSDEEAIPDDVPLVRPRDFEITGLGVPTLATDLALFDIGNTPEGTKAVLRPSPPPTSRPAPEPVILSLVEALQVGARNNREYQANKEAVYIAALNLDVQRDEFELQFGGVIDVDAAADFDGQDRAGVVVSPELNVTKAFKTGASMSTRIGIDLAKLLTGTRPESLGVFADVSITVPLLSGAGVEVVTEPLQQAERSAVYAIWDFERFKREFAVDTTTRFYDVLVARDQIANAATTLQRLEESLDRSMALFDEGRLPGIQLDRVRSNQLRAESRLILAQQRYETALDSFKVFLGLPTDALVELDDAALTDLQGLADDVLGGLDVGERGPEIEQLIEPEQSAGGATRPETLPAPTTTPVEVRGYALSQRTDAERSLIRLALQRRLDLAIVYGRVVDAQRATVVAADGLEGVLDFVADGSYGGRRGAFSGGSDDATIRFGDGSYGLGLRLDLPIERTAERNRYRRSIIDLERAVRSAQQVEDGVKADVLRRLRALRTAGDDLRIQFESIRVADRRVEAATLLVELGRGNTFDITDALDDLTEAEDDFTQSLVDYRLAELELQRDTGVLSVGPDGLYEEVDLSGIY
- a CDS encoding four helix bundle protein, producing the protein MKAFARLPKTEESRVIGKQMLRSGTSVGAQYREARRARSDAESLSKITSAHQELEETTYWLELLVRCEIVPKSLLGDLLQEADELGAIFTSIVLRLKERLGR
- a CDS encoding HlyD family efflux transporter periplasmic adaptor subunit; this translates as MPMLLGTASLVLLLVVGALAVTGNGVMGGGEVTNPASVYSAEVKRGPLVISVTQTGTIKAASQAVVKSEIEGMATILELVPEGEKVTAGDLLISLDTSKLQDDRVTAEIKVRNDESDLLQANEELAVKENQAIADVSAAELDLRFAIEDHKKYMEGDFPKELKQAQNKIVIADAELKRSQEKRRGSERLYEAGFISFSELEADRLSEQKNQLDLELARQAADLLEGWTYRRKIDEFESDIEQKTMALERARRKATADVAQANARVSARQAELRREQLRLDNIVRQIGAGNIYAPTDGMVVYATSSQGGWRGNQEPLEPGQSVRERQELIYLPDDVDRIAEVSIHESQLDKIRVGQKARITLDAVPGAVFWGEVETIAPLPDATAVFWNPDNKIYPTKIRIRGKDLGLRTGMSCRVEIIVERLDDAVYVPVQSVVRVGGTESVFVVNDDGSIERRDVETGLDDNANVVIKNGVDAGEKVSLTPPLENTQIDDGVGVDDLVEGAGEPSTRPAEEAESTDSYKPVTVASPREAFQILLQRASPEERERYQKHINEQNWTALRSYGTFLAKKYNVTIESSGEGRPSTRPAAEQAPSSEASDAE
- a CDS encoding ABC transporter permease, with protein sequence MIRFARNIRLGIKNLLLHKLRSALTMLGVVFGVGSVVAMLSVGEGAREQALAEIDKLGLRNILVVSQEPVEEGGGDGQRRRLTSYGITYDDAARARQTLPLVARVVPAKAVMKQGRLGDVAVDLRLVGTTPDWSDLVNRELLAGRHLVQADQLNNNDVVVLTEQGARKLLAGEGTIGKEVVIGGGAYEVIGIVQSAATRGSDTTGDSGGVPTPDENVDAYVPLQILRERLGDIVVETTGAGRERTDIELHQLIVEVESKEDVAGVANALNRMFETFHDKRDWRMTVPLELLRQAEQTARTFNIVLGSIAGISLLVGGIGIMNIMLASVTERTREIGIRRAIGARRGQIIQQFLIETVVLSTAGGVIGVALGVLIPEIIERYAEMPTIVRWWMVILSVCISVGTGVVFGLYPAVRAARLDPIKALRHE